In the Campylobacter sputorum subsp. sputorum genome, GGATTAAGCCTTTGCAAACAGATAATAAAAGCTCATGATGGAGAGATTTGTATAAAAAACTCTCCAAAAAGATTTTGTGTTAGTTTAAAAATTTAATTCACATAATGCGTGGAGCTAAGATATCCATCATTAATTTTGTGCTTTGTTTTGAAAGTGAGTCTATAAATTTATCATAATTTGATTTTTCTTTCCAAGATGGATTACTAACCCCACTCATTTTTGCAAGTTCATTCCTTGCTTCATAATAGCTTGAAATTTTATCTATAAGCCCAAGTTTTAGTGCGTCAGCCCCTAAAAAAACTCTAGCATTCGCCCACTCATCTTTTTTATTTATATCTAATTTTCTAGCATTTGCAACCTCATTAACAAAAAAATTATAGCTTTTATCCACCAATTCTTGAAGTGCTGCTTTTTCTTTTTGATTCCATTCACGCATAATTGTGCCGCTTTGCTTGTATTCTCCCGCACTTATCGTCTGATCGCTAACGCCAACTTTTTTTGCTAATTCGCTTATATTAAATCCTTGCATAATAACGCCAATTGAGCCTATAAAACTACCTGGATTTGCATAAATTTTACTAGCCCAAATACTGCTTAGATAACTTCCACTTGCCATAGTTCCTGTTGCATAAACTAAAACAGGTTTTGTTTGGTTTAGTGATTTTATGGCTAGTGATATCTCTACACTCGGACTTAATGCACCGCCTGGACTATCAACTATGAACAAAACGCCTTTTATATTTTCATCATCTTGTGCGTCTTTAATCTCTTTTAATATATCAAAACTTGATATTATCGCACCTTGCAATGATATCTCTTTTAGATTTGCGTTTGTTATGTCTTTATTTTCTCCACTATAAAACACTAGATAAACAATAAATAAAAAAACAAATGTTTTAAAATATTTGTTTATAAATTCAAAAATCCATCTAATAGGTGCAAAAATAGCCTTTAAAAACTGCATTCATCTCCTCCTATGAAAAGTTTATAAATTTTTTACTTAATTACGCTAATTTATTTATTCTAATTTTCGCAATTTTTTCTAAAATATCAAATGTTTCTTTGCCGTTATCAAATTCTTGTTTAATGATTTTATAAAGCTCTCTTAATTCACTGGTAGCTTCGTCTTTTAGAGCTTCTTTAATGCTTACTGCTTCAATAGGTTTAAAATTTGTCTTTGATTCTTCTTTTGGATTATATTCTTGTGTTTCTTCTTTTAATTTATCTAATATTGAAATGGCATTTTTTGCATCATCTTTTGATAAAACAAGGTTAAACCTTTCTTTTAATGCATAAATTGCCAATTCATCTATACTTAAATTTTTATCAAAAA is a window encoding:
- the sppA gene encoding signal peptide peptidase SppA, which codes for MQFLKAIFAPIRWIFEFINKYFKTFVFLFIVYLVFYSGENKDITNANLKEISLQGAIISSFDILKEIKDAQDDENIKGVLFIVDSPGGALSPSVEISLAIKSLNQTKPVLVYATGTMASGSYLSSIWASKIYANPGSFIGSIGVIMQGFNISELAKKVGVSDQTISAGEYKQSGTIMREWNQKEKAALQELVDKSYNFFVNEVANARKLDINKKDEWANARVFLGADALKLGLIDKISSYYEARNELAKMSGVSNPSWKEKSNYDKFIDSLSKQSTKLMMDILAPRIM